One window of Gloeothece citriformis PCC 7424 genomic DNA carries:
- a CDS encoding efflux RND transporter periplasmic adaptor subunit: MLKLNRIKNSSVKWQLLSKVTLLTLLGTTTIGCQNLWDKQVDAQPQSQQPENTAIAVDAAIAKSGNLREDIEYTGNTAPVREVSLRSQVEGQLQELTVDVGDEVKQGEILARLDDKLLLSEVSQAKAQKAAQRSQVVQAQSQVNDALIRVEQARLELQQAQADITRLQASLNATVEQARLEAQQTAADAARLRLLAQEGAIPEQQAEQAETEAKQAQQILLNQQASAEQQISQAQTAAQTAAQILRSAEAQVKIEQQQVSTAQAQVEAQRELMTQAKTRQSYSILTSPVTGKVLEKVSEPGNLIQPGTEILKLGDFSRVKVIVEVSELQRSKIKTGQRVDVKLDAFPQENFLGIVTRISPAADPTARLIPVEITISNPEGKIGSGLLARVSFSQGEQTHIVVPETALQDDSTIYIIQENTQNPTVKARSVVVGNKANGQVEILSGLSEGEHYVVRSSEPLNENQTVRLSILSEPSKPTL; the protein is encoded by the coding sequence ATGCTAAAACTTAACAGGATCAAAAATTCCTCCGTCAAATGGCAACTCCTAAGCAAAGTCACTCTTTTAACTTTACTCGGAACAACCACCATAGGATGTCAAAACTTGTGGGATAAACAAGTCGATGCTCAACCCCAGTCTCAACAACCGGAAAATACTGCCATAGCTGTAGATGCTGCCATTGCAAAAAGTGGTAACCTACGAGAAGATATCGAATATACCGGTAATACTGCCCCTGTGCGAGAAGTCTCATTGCGATCGCAAGTTGAAGGACAACTGCAAGAACTCACCGTAGATGTAGGGGATGAAGTCAAACAAGGAGAAATACTCGCCCGTTTAGATGATAAATTACTTTTGAGTGAAGTGAGCCAAGCGAAAGCCCAAAAAGCCGCCCAACGATCGCAAGTGGTTCAAGCGCAAAGTCAAGTCAACGATGCTTTAATCAGAGTAGAACAAGCCAGACTAGAATTACAACAAGCACAAGCCGACATTACCCGGTTACAAGCCTCCCTGAATGCTACCGTAGAACAAGCGAGACTAGAAGCCCAACAAACTGCCGCCGATGCAGCCAGACTAAGATTATTAGCCCAAGAGGGAGCTATTCCCGAACAACAGGCCGAACAAGCGGAAACCGAAGCCAAACAAGCCCAACAAATCCTTTTAAATCAACAAGCTAGCGCAGAGCAACAAATCAGTCAAGCCCAAACCGCCGCCCAAACCGCCGCCCAAATTTTACGATCAGCCGAAGCTCAAGTCAAGATTGAACAACAACAAGTCTCCACCGCGCAAGCGCAAGTAGAAGCACAAAGAGAATTAATGACTCAAGCCAAAACCCGACAATCATACTCAATTTTGACCTCACCCGTAACCGGCAAAGTATTAGAAAAAGTCAGCGAACCCGGCAACTTAATCCAACCCGGCACAGAAATCCTCAAACTAGGAGATTTTAGCCGAGTTAAAGTCATTGTAGAAGTTTCAGAACTACAACGAAGTAAAATTAAAACAGGGCAAAGAGTAGACGTTAAACTAGACGCTTTTCCCCAAGAAAATTTTCTAGGAATAGTCACCCGAATTTCCCCAGCCGCCGATCCAACTGCCCGCTTAATTCCCGTAGAAATTACTATCAGTAACCCAGAAGGAAAAATAGGCAGTGGTTTATTAGCTAGAGTGAGCTTTTCCCAAGGAGAACAGACTCATATTGTTGTGCCAGAAACAGCCCTGCAAGACGACTCTACCATTTATATTATTCAAGAAAACACCCAAAACCCGACAGTAAAAGCCCGTTCTGTAGTCGTAGGAAACAAAGCCAACGGACAAGTAGAAATCCTATCCGGCTTATCTGAAGGAGAACACTATGTAGTCCGAAGTAGCGAACCCTTAAACGAAAATCAAACCGTCCGTTTAAGCATATTATCAGAACCCTCAAAACCAACCCTCTAA
- a CDS encoding GNAT family N-acetyltransferase, which produces MMTWEIRQATVQDFSQIYQLIKQVFEENTKYEMTEEGQRNFLQFIQPSQMEFRYQNGAIFWVCEVESQLVGMIEFAYYNHIYLYFVDKNYRGKGIGKALFNQVKKEIKGNITANSTEYALPIYLKLGFTQNGSVVTRNGIRAYPIIYQKTVDNE; this is translated from the coding sequence ATGATGACTTGGGAAATTCGTCAAGCTACGGTTCAAGATTTTTCTCAAATTTACCAATTAATTAAACAGGTATTTGAGGAAAATACTAAATATGAGATGACAGAAGAAGGACAAAGAAATTTTCTTCAATTCATTCAACCCAGTCAAATGGAATTTCGATACCAAAACGGAGCTATATTTTGGGTATGTGAAGTAGAGTCTCAACTGGTAGGCATGATAGAGTTTGCTTATTATAATCATATTTATCTATATTTTGTCGATAAAAATTATCGAGGAAAAGGAATAGGAAAAGCTCTATTTAATCAGGTTAAAAAAGAAATCAAAGGAAATATAACCGCTAATTCAACCGAGTATGCCTTACCCATTTATCTAAAATTAGGCTTTACCCAAAATGGCTCTGTTGTCACCCGGAATGGAATTCGAGCTTATCCGATTATTTATCAAAAAACTGTTGATAATGAATAA